In Populus nigra chromosome 1, ddPopNigr1.1, whole genome shotgun sequence, one genomic interval encodes:
- the LOC133689626 gene encoding hsp70 nucleotide exchange factor FES1-like has product MECVAIRFLVATAVILAAAAVISGELVDETSATAGLLWSTGKDESDLLSKAEPENSDDSSAAAVVNDHDDLDGGFSSLEGMLHWAIGHSDPTKLKENAEDVQRLSASELQKRQLELKELIEKMKMPSDAELMQMAIDDLNNSSSSLEDRQRALQELLILVEPLDNANDLNKLGGLAIVIQELDHPDQDIRRLSAWVLGKACQNNAAVQKQILELGALSKLIKMVKSSSIEEAIKALYAVSTLIQNHLAGQELFYAEDGDAMLQEILSNSSNDIRLLRKAVSVVADLAEYQLENIIRAESPCFRNRFFLKSVVDLTASTDLDLQEKALVAVKNLLQLKTTEALVLKDLCNLDGSLERMRRQLLDLMAEEDHRDYAVDLETLRGEVELIFHEKLGKDMKVPT; this is encoded by the exons ATGGAGTGTGTCGCAATAAGGTTTCTGGTGGCGACGGCAGTGATTTTAGCTGCTGCGGCGGTGATCAGTGGCGAGTTAGTTGATGAAACTTCTGCTACAGCTGGATTATTATGGTCGACGGGAAAAGACGAGTCTGATCTCTTGAGCAAGGCTGAGCCGGAAAACAGCGACGATTCATCCGCCGCTGCGGTTGTTAATGACCACGATGACCTTGACGGCGGGTTTTCTTCTCTCGAGGGGATGTTGCATTGGGCCATTG GGCATTCTGATCCAacgaaattaaaagaaaacgcAGAAGATGTCCAGCGCCTGTCTGCTAGCGAGTTACAGAAGCGTCAATTAGAACTTAAG GAGCTGATAGAGAAGATGAAAATGCCATCTGATGCAGAGTTGATGCAGATGGCAATAGATGATTTAAAcaattcttcttcatctttggaGGATCGCCAACGTGCGTTGCAGGAGCTTCTCATACTTGTTGAGCCACTTGACAATGCAAATG ATTTGAACAAACTTGGTGGACTTGCCATAGTAATCCAAGAACTTGATCACCCTGACCAAGACATAAGGAGACTTTCTGCTTGGGTTCTCGGAAAAGCTTGTCAGAATAACGCGGCTGTTCAAAAACAG ATTTTGGAACTTGGGGCACTGTCGAAGCTGATAAAGATGGTAAAATCTAGTTCCATAGAAGAAGCCATTAAGGCACTATATGCTGTTTCAACATTGATCCAAAACCATTTAGCTGGCCAGGAATTGTTTTATGCAGAAGATGGGGATGCAATGCTTCAG GAAATACTGAGCAACTCAAGCAATGATATCAGACTCCTCAGGAAAGCTGTTTCTGTAGTTGCTGATCTAGCTGAATACCagttagaaaatataataagagCTGAGTCTCCATGCTTCAGAAATCGCTTCTTCCTGAAGTCTGTAGTTGATCTAACAGCATCAACAGATCTTGATCTCCAGGAAAAG GCCCTTGTTGCAGTCAAGAATCTGCTGCAACTTAAAACAACCGAGGCTTTGGTTTTGAAGGATTTGTGTAATTTGGATGGTTCCTTGGAGAGGATGAGGCGGCAGCTGCTAGATTTAATGGCAGAGGAAGATCATCGGGACTATGCAGTGGATTTGGAAACCCTCAGAGGAGAAGTCGAGCTGATTTTCCATGAAAAGTTAGGAAAG GATATGAAGGTTCCAACATGA
- the LOC133691043 gene encoding DNA repair RAD52-like protein 2, chloroplastic: MSVHNHSAVFLTRPPPPAALLSPPCRLNMIYLRNNCFTSSDCKLIMHATIAGSNGSSSGGTTAGGGRDGRVKKKGVPNSNYVVPLDKSLASAYTSCITRPLSEILRDLNKRIPDNIIKPPNSSSTLIPWHHANRMLSFYAPGWSGEIRDVIFAENGSVTVIFRVTILGSDGEAHRESSGTVSSSDGDIEDPVAAAEEIAFCRACARFGLGLYLYHEE, translated from the exons aTGTCAGTGCACAACCACTCAGCCGTCTTCCTTACAAGACCGCCGCCACCAGCGGCGCTTTTATCTCCACCGTGTAGATTAAACATGATTTATCTTCGTAATAATTGCTTTACGAGTAGTGATTGTAAATTGATCATGCATGCTACAATAGCTGGCAGCAATGGGAGCAGCAGTGGTGGAACCACTGCTGGCGGAGGAAGAGACGGTAGAGTGAAGAAAAAAGGAGTGCCGAATTCGAATTATGTGGTGCCGCTTGATAAATCTTTGGCCTCTGCTTATACTTCTTGTATTACCCGGCCTCTCTCGGAGATCTTGCGTGATCTCAATAAGAGGATTCCTGATAATATCATTAAGCCTCCTAATTCTTCTTCTACCTTGATCCCCtg GCACCACGCGAACCGAATGCTCAGCTTCTATGCTCCTG GATGGAGTGGAGAAATACGTGATGTTATATTTGCGGAAAATGGAAGTGTGACTGTGATATTCCGTGTCACCATTCTAGGATCTGATGGAGAG GCTCATCGTGAATCATCCGGGACAGTATCATCCAGTGATGGTGACATTGAAGATCCAGTCGCTGCAGCAGAGGAAATAGCTTTCTGCAGAGCATGTGCCCGGTTTGGTCTTGGATTGTATCTGTATCATGAAGAATAG